From Pulveribacter suum, a single genomic window includes:
- a CDS encoding SPFH domain-containing protein, producing the protein MEVAIVLFVIAVIFVIRSVQIVPQQHAWVKERLGKYAGTLAPGPKFIIPFIDRVAYKHSLKEIPLDVPSQVCITKDNTQLQVDGILYFQVTDPMRASYGSSNYIMAVTQLAQTSLRSVIGRLELDKTFEERDMINAQVVSAIDEAALNWGVKVLRYEIKDLTPPAEILRAMQAQITAEREKRALIAASEGRRQEQINIATGEREAFIARSEGEKQAAINNAQGEATALLTVAAATAQAIERVAASIRQPGGEQAVQLRVAEKAVEAYGKVAADATTTLIVPSNMTEVSALLGSAMQMVKTGQQAAR; encoded by the coding sequence ATGGAAGTCGCCATCGTCCTGTTCGTCATCGCCGTGATCTTCGTCATCCGATCGGTGCAGATCGTCCCGCAGCAGCACGCCTGGGTGAAAGAGCGCCTGGGCAAATACGCCGGCACGCTGGCGCCCGGCCCGAAGTTCATCATCCCGTTCATCGACCGCGTCGCCTACAAGCACAGCCTGAAGGAGATTCCGCTGGACGTGCCCAGCCAGGTCTGCATCACCAAGGACAACACGCAGCTGCAGGTGGACGGCATCCTGTACTTCCAGGTGACCGACCCCATGCGCGCCAGCTACGGCTCGTCCAACTACATCATGGCGGTCACCCAGCTCGCGCAGACGTCGCTGCGCAGCGTGATCGGCCGGCTGGAGCTGGACAAGACGTTTGAGGAGCGCGACATGATCAACGCCCAGGTGGTCTCAGCCATCGACGAGGCCGCTCTGAACTGGGGCGTAAAGGTGCTGCGCTACGAGATCAAGGACCTGACGCCGCCCGCCGAGATCCTGCGCGCCATGCAGGCCCAGATCACCGCCGAGCGCGAAAAGCGCGCCCTGATCGCCGCATCCGAAGGCCGCAGACAGGAGCAGATCAACATCGCCACCGGCGAGCGCGAGGCCTTCATCGCGCGCTCCGAAGGCGAGAAGCAGGCCGCCATCAACAATGCCCAGGGCGAAGCAACGGCCTTGCTGACCGTGGCTGCCGCCACGGCCCAGGCCATTGAACGCGTGGCAGCATCCATACGCCAGCCGGGCGGCGAACAAGCCGTGCAGCTGCGCGTGGCCGAAAAAGCTGTGGAGGCCTACGGCAAGGTAGCCGCCGACGCCACCACCACGCTCATCGTGCCGAGCAACATGACC